One genomic segment of Mycolicibacterium gilvum includes these proteins:
- a CDS encoding peptidase, translated as MLMPLLLVAACSSQHNVRTPDPADQPEYRVGGLPVVEGPSGLRDNAPGLRRGADGSDGGPADALVLAAIDDVEMFWQQVYPDTFGTQFRPVDELVSYDSLDPSSPEVCGVDTYDMPNAMWCAPLFSDKEYIAWDRGFLVPTGQQYFGDSAIAALIAHEYGHAVQSSADLVGFFTETIVKEQQADCFAGAYSRWVAEGKSPRFTLSTGEGLNRVLAGAISSADPVWSERESEMVEEGHGTALDRTRAFQQGFTDGTASCAAIDLAVIEQQRGDLPILLQRDSTGGTQSGELPLDESTLSTLMELLDQIHRPPSPPGLSFDTESCPEGPASPPASYCASTNTIVVDLPGLQAMSVPARREDYSLPQGDNSGLSIVTSRYAMSLQHARGRPLDAPSTALLTACLTGVAQGAMAEPLDLPSGNTLQLAAGDIDEAIGGLLTNGLVAGTIDGLTVPAGFTRIEAFRAGLAGSEQTCLQQY; from the coding sequence ATGCTGATGCCGCTACTTCTTGTCGCGGCGTGCTCGAGCCAGCACAACGTCAGGACGCCAGACCCAGCCGACCAGCCGGAATACCGCGTCGGTGGATTACCGGTCGTGGAGGGCCCGAGTGGCTTGCGTGACAATGCCCCCGGACTTCGGAGGGGCGCCGATGGCAGTGACGGCGGTCCAGCCGATGCCCTGGTCCTCGCTGCGATCGATGACGTTGAAATGTTCTGGCAGCAGGTCTATCCCGACACGTTCGGGACCCAGTTCCGACCTGTCGACGAACTGGTCTCCTACGATTCGTTGGACCCGTCGAGCCCCGAAGTCTGCGGTGTGGACACCTATGACATGCCCAACGCGATGTGGTGCGCTCCGCTGTTCTCAGACAAGGAGTACATCGCCTGGGATCGTGGCTTTCTGGTGCCCACCGGCCAGCAGTACTTCGGAGATAGTGCAATCGCTGCCCTCATCGCCCACGAGTATGGCCATGCGGTCCAAAGCTCGGCCGATCTTGTCGGATTCTTTACCGAGACCATCGTCAAGGAACAGCAAGCGGATTGCTTCGCCGGCGCGTACAGCCGCTGGGTAGCGGAGGGAAAGTCACCGAGATTCACGCTGTCAACCGGAGAGGGCCTAAATCGCGTGCTTGCCGGTGCCATCAGCTCCGCTGATCCCGTGTGGTCAGAGCGTGAGTCGGAGATGGTGGAGGAAGGTCACGGCACCGCCCTGGACCGAACACGTGCCTTCCAACAAGGCTTCACCGACGGTACGGCGTCGTGCGCCGCGATTGACCTGGCCGTCATCGAGCAGCAGCGCGGCGACCTCCCGATATTGCTGCAGCGAGACTCCACCGGGGGCACCCAAAGCGGTGAGCTGCCGTTAGACGAGTCCACGCTGTCGACGCTCATGGAACTCCTCGACCAGATTCATCGCCCTCCAAGTCCACCCGGGCTCTCGTTTGACACCGAATCATGCCCCGAGGGGCCGGCTAGTCCCCCGGCTTCGTACTGCGCCAGCACCAACACGATTGTCGTCGACCTGCCAGGGCTCCAGGCGATGTCAGTGCCCGCCCGCCGGGAGGACTACAGCCTTCCCCAAGGCGATAACAGCGGCCTGTCGATCGTCACATCGCGCTACGCGATGTCGCTGCAGCACGCGCGTGGACGGCCACTCGATGCTCCCAGCACCGCGCTTCTTACCGCCTGCCTCACCGGTGTCGCACAAGGCGCTATGGCCGAACCCCTCGACCTTCCGAGCGGCAACACACTGCAACTTGCGGCCGGCGATATCGACGAGGCGATTGGCGGTCTTCTCACCAACGGCCTCGTTGCGGGAACCATCGACGGGCTGACAGTGCCCGCCGGGTTCACCCGGATCGAAGCGTTTCGAGCCGGGCTCGCAGGCTCCGAGCAGACGTGCCTCCAGCAATACTGA
- a CDS encoding helix-turn-helix domain-containing protein: protein MVNPEVPESDSDVAARVTVEIRLRAVTEVNDGAPVGEVAERYGVTRQTVTAWRKRYEAGGLEALSDQSRRPHSSPGRISPDVEALICEMRRHHRRWGPDLAHFSGSGLTAAF, encoded by the coding sequence GTGGTCAATCCAGAGGTTCCTGAATCTGATTCCGATGTTGCGGCACGTGTCACGGTCGAGATCCGTCTGCGCGCTGTCACTGAAGTCAACGACGGCGCACCCGTTGGTGAGGTAGCCGAACGGTACGGCGTCACGCGGCAGACGGTCACGGCGTGGCGTAAACGGTATGAGGCCGGTGGCCTGGAGGCTTTGTCCGATCAGTCGCGTCGCCCGCATTCCAGCCCGGGCCGGATCTCTCCCGATGTCGAGGCGTTGATCTGCGAAATGCGCCGCCACCATCGACGCTGGGGACCTGACTTGGCTCACTTTTCGGGTTCGGGCCTGACTGCAGCGTTCTGA
- a CDS encoding serine/threonine-protein kinase has product MPLSAGQTFAGYHVLRPLGSGGMGEVYLAKHPRLPRLDALKVLRVDLSQNPEYRARFEREADLASRLWHPNIVGVHDRGEFDNHLWISMDYIDGSDVGKLLREKYPAGLPVNDVRSIATAVASALDYAHKQGLLHRDVKPANIMVAGGGDDRRIMLTDFGVARAVGDVSGLTETNMTVGTVAYCAPEQLMGEELDGRADLYALAASCYEMLTGTTVFPHSNAAVVISRHLNAAPPRIGDTRPDLAPLDHVLHTALAKDPTDRFANATEFAARLRATSPNPGSAPAAEATQVRPAGAPKTPSEPSAGPVPQASPKSRPSRWLKALLGLGVLAAAAAMLILWRPWETAPGDSPRAPTPPSATASPSSTAPPSPPIAAAPTSALPQAPPQATPTEIVTAAAVNSAGLPAAGYSEEPADPSRATLSECSQPSVSAVQPGIYSCYPFAASATTCWPAQPQAMLCLDDPWSKRLTRFAFSTATLPAVLPPSTPQPLAVLLADGSRCSILIGGARGRADGYSPAYGCNGGDRPPIVVTTPGSGEGIDQTAPTWTAWVADVNEPPRAERIVTAIFAG; this is encoded by the coding sequence ATGCCGTTGAGTGCTGGTCAGACGTTTGCTGGCTACCACGTTCTACGCCCGCTTGGCTCCGGTGGTATGGGGGAGGTCTACCTTGCGAAGCACCCGCGGTTGCCGCGGTTGGACGCCCTGAAGGTGCTCCGTGTAGACCTGTCACAGAACCCTGAATACCGTGCGAGATTCGAGCGTGAGGCTGATCTCGCCTCCAGGCTCTGGCATCCAAACATCGTCGGTGTTCACGATCGTGGCGAGTTCGACAATCACCTGTGGATCTCGATGGACTACATCGACGGATCAGACGTCGGGAAGCTTCTACGCGAGAAGTACCCGGCCGGTCTACCCGTGAACGACGTCCGTTCGATCGCTACTGCCGTCGCCAGCGCCCTCGACTATGCCCACAAGCAAGGTCTGCTGCACCGCGACGTCAAACCCGCCAACATCATGGTCGCCGGCGGCGGGGATGACAGACGCATCATGCTTACTGACTTCGGCGTGGCGCGCGCTGTAGGAGACGTCAGTGGCCTGACCGAAACCAATATGACTGTGGGGACGGTGGCCTACTGCGCCCCAGAACAACTCATGGGTGAAGAACTCGATGGTCGCGCCGATCTGTACGCACTGGCTGCGTCGTGCTACGAGATGTTGACGGGCACAACAGTGTTCCCCCACTCCAATGCTGCTGTGGTCATTAGTCGCCATCTCAATGCGGCGCCACCCCGCATCGGCGACACAAGGCCAGACCTCGCGCCTCTGGATCACGTGCTCCACACCGCGCTGGCCAAAGACCCGACTGACCGCTTTGCGAATGCTACGGAGTTCGCGGCGCGCCTGCGCGCAACTTCTCCAAATCCAGGCAGCGCGCCAGCGGCGGAGGCCACTCAGGTGCGTCCCGCTGGCGCACCGAAGACCCCCAGCGAGCCCTCTGCCGGACCGGTACCCCAGGCATCGCCGAAGTCCCGGCCGTCTCGGTGGTTGAAGGCCCTTCTTGGCCTAGGCGTCCTCGCGGCGGCCGCTGCCATGCTTATTCTTTGGCGCCCGTGGGAGACGGCCCCTGGCGACAGCCCGCGTGCGCCGACGCCGCCGAGCGCCACTGCCTCGCCATCGAGCACGGCACCGCCGAGTCCGCCCATCGCTGCAGCGCCAACCAGCGCACTCCCGCAAGCGCCGCCGCAAGCCACACCGACCGAGATCGTCACTGCGGCCGCGGTGAACTCAGCTGGCTTGCCGGCCGCCGGGTACAGCGAGGAGCCTGCCGACCCCTCCCGCGCGACGTTGTCGGAGTGTTCACAACCGTCGGTATCGGCGGTGCAACCGGGCATCTATAGCTGTTACCCGTTCGCCGCGAGCGCTACCACCTGCTGGCCCGCTCAGCCCCAAGCGATGCTGTGTCTCGATGACCCTTGGAGCAAACGGCTTACTCGATTCGCCTTCTCTACGGCGACGTTGCCGGCGGTGCTGCCACCGTCAACCCCGCAACCACTGGCGGTGCTCCTTGCGGACGGATCGCGTTGCAGCATCCTCATCGGCGGCGCCAGAGGCCGAGCGGATGGCTATTCGCCTGCGTACGGATGCAACGGTGGAGATCGACCTCCGATAGTGGTGACGACTCCGGGCTCGGGTGAAGGAATCGATCAGACTGCGCCCACCTGGACAGCATGGGTGGCGGACGTTAACGAGCCTCCTCGAGCCGAACGAATCGTCACGGCGATCTTCGCAGGATGA
- a CDS encoding peptidoglycan recognition protein family protein: protein MTIHHTGAVLGDNRNAPARLRQHQQLHQNQHGWTDIAYHVAVDRNGNIYELRDPMIKGDTATEYDTDGHFLVLCEGNFDEEEVIPEQLGSAAIVFAWAANEYAISPTVVEGHRNYAATACPGANLYAYVESGELTRRVNELLASGPIELQRICGTAALERVAAIQAGD from the coding sequence ATGACGATCCACCACACTGGCGCGGTGCTCGGCGACAACCGCAATGCGCCAGCCCGGCTGCGCCAGCACCAACAACTGCACCAGAACCAGCACGGTTGGACGGACATCGCTTACCACGTGGCAGTCGATCGCAACGGCAACATCTACGAGCTACGTGACCCCATGATCAAGGGGGATACCGCGACGGAGTACGACACCGACGGACACTTCCTCGTGCTATGCGAAGGGAACTTCGACGAAGAGGAAGTTATACCCGAGCAATTGGGCAGCGCTGCAATAGTTTTCGCGTGGGCAGCGAATGAATACGCGATCTCGCCGACTGTGGTTGAGGGGCATCGCAATTATGCGGCCACAGCCTGCCCAGGCGCCAACCTGTATGCGTATGTCGAATCTGGGGAGCTCACCCGCCGCGTGAACGAGCTCCTTGCTTCGGGTCCAATTGAGCTGCAGAGGATCTGTGGTACCGCAGCTTTGGAACGTGTCGCGGCGATACAAGCGGGCGACTAG
- a CDS encoding IS1634 family transposase has translation MAYIRTVKTASGATAVQIVWSWRRGSRSIEHIGSAHDDVELAALKSAAAARLAAGQTELDLGLSGGLEPGTLPITSSQMTHLWGGLCAAYRALGFETVTQGDNVFRDLVLARIIEPTSKIDTARVLSEVGVDAASYATLKRRLPIYATPAWRQSLAAATARHARLGPASLVLYDVSTLYFETDTGDGFREPGFSKERRLEPQITLGLLTDASGFPLTVEAFEGNRAETATMLPVINAFKAAHQLSDVTVVADAGMISESNQVALQAAGLSFILGTRIPFLPDVVREWRDQHPDEAVPDQLVLTQPWPASSSEKTRGIPDRVVYYQYRNDRARRTLRGIDEQVAKAQKAVDGHAPVKRNRFIKLTGATKTVNRELEAKNRALAGWKGYTTNLVDQPADFVIGAYHQLWRIEKSFRMSKHDLAARPIYHHLRESIEAHLSIVVAAMAVSHYIETQTGWSIKKFVRTARRYRTVQIKAGRQLLTAADPLPDELRVALAKISAPT, from the coding sequence GTGGCCTACATCCGGACCGTGAAGACCGCCTCGGGGGCGACTGCAGTGCAGATCGTGTGGTCCTGGCGGCGGGGGTCACGCTCGATCGAGCACATCGGATCGGCCCACGATGATGTTGAGCTCGCGGCATTGAAGTCCGCTGCGGCCGCCCGCTTGGCGGCCGGACAAACTGAACTCGACTTGGGCCTGTCTGGTGGCCTCGAGCCGGGGACGCTGCCGATCACCTCCTCGCAGATGACGCATCTGTGGGGCGGCCTGTGCGCCGCCTACCGTGCACTGGGATTCGAAACGGTCACCCAGGGCGACAACGTGTTTCGCGATCTCGTACTTGCCCGGATCATCGAGCCGACCAGCAAGATCGACACCGCACGGGTGTTGAGCGAAGTCGGCGTCGACGCGGCCTCCTATGCCACCCTCAAGCGTCGGCTGCCGATCTATGCCACACCCGCCTGGCGGCAATCCCTGGCTGCGGCAACAGCACGGCATGCCCGGCTGGGGCCGGCCTCACTAGTGCTCTACGACGTGTCGACGCTGTACTTCGAGACCGATACCGGTGACGGATTCCGCGAACCTGGGTTCTCCAAGGAACGCCGGTTGGAACCGCAGATCACCCTCGGGTTGCTCACCGACGCCTCGGGGTTCCCGCTCACGGTAGAGGCCTTCGAGGGCAACCGGGCCGAGACCGCCACCATGCTTCCAGTCATCAACGCGTTCAAGGCCGCCCACCAGTTGAGCGATGTCACCGTCGTCGCCGATGCCGGGATGATCTCCGAATCCAACCAGGTCGCCCTGCAAGCCGCGGGGTTGTCATTCATCCTGGGCACCCGGATTCCGTTCCTGCCCGATGTGGTCCGCGAATGGCGCGATCAACACCCCGACGAGGCCGTTCCTGATCAGCTGGTGTTGACCCAGCCCTGGCCGGCCAGCAGCTCGGAGAAGACTCGCGGCATCCCCGATCGCGTCGTCTACTACCAGTACCGCAATGACCGGGCCCGGCGCACCCTGCGCGGCATCGATGAGCAGGTCGCCAAGGCCCAGAAGGCTGTCGATGGTCATGCTCCGGTCAAGCGCAACCGGTTCATCAAGCTCACCGGTGCCACCAAGACGGTCAACCGCGAGTTGGAAGCCAAGAACCGCGCTCTGGCCGGCTGGAAGGGCTACACCACCAACCTGGTCGACCAGCCCGCTGACTTCGTCATCGGCGCCTACCACCAGCTCTGGCGCATCGAGAAGAGCTTCCGGATGTCCAAGCACGACCTGGCCGCCCGCCCGATCTACCATCACCTGCGCGAGTCGATCGAGGCCCACCTGAGCATCGTGGTCGCCGCCATGGCCGTCAGCCACTACATCGAAACCCAAACCGGTTGGAGCATCAAGAAGTTCGTGCGTACCGCCCGCCGCTACCGCACCGTCCAGATCAAAGCAGGCCGCCAGCTCCTCACGGCCGCCGATCCGTTGCCCGACGAGCTCCGCGTGGCCCTCGCCAAAATCAGTGCCCCGACTTGA
- a CDS encoding serine/threonine-protein kinase, which translates to MAVTSGRSRVGTRFGKYELLTLLGRGGMGEVYEARDTQKGRIVALKILLDQYAQEPGYRDRFTREANAAAALQEPHVVPIHDWGEIDGNLYIDMRLIRGTDLRKLCARGPLDPARAVRIISQVASALDAAHAEGLIHRDVKPENIVVSGGDFAHLLDFGIAEKIGDTHLTQAGLTVGSWAYMAPERLSGDQATYAVDIYSLACVLYEILTGTRPFAIDSMQQVINAHLQTPPPQASTTNPHIPRALDAVIERGMAKEPDDRYGSAGALARAAQRAISGPAELDPNATMAAAHVNYPTEQHTRRAPAPQVPPTPMPASATVQESGISKPMIIGVAASAALFLAAAGIAVGMIAAQSGDSGNQNAVQNPSLTRLPAPERPLPAGQRPTIQDRTSAPRPAVAPPAVTGVDGLGQRCDSGVQVLGSPGAGSRAVRGSTETSCRFVENVLTAYWDAGGPNASPRTISAAGGVPCNPRRARCAGDFYILECSPFDTGDWVTCRGGVNAVVHIY; encoded by the coding sequence GTGGCGGTGACGTCTGGCCGCTCAAGGGTTGGCACACGTTTCGGAAAGTACGAACTGCTCACGCTTTTGGGCCGCGGTGGCATGGGTGAGGTGTACGAAGCCCGCGACACCCAAAAAGGGCGCATCGTCGCGCTGAAGATCCTCCTTGATCAGTACGCGCAAGAACCCGGATACCGGGACAGATTCACCCGCGAAGCCAATGCCGCCGCTGCGCTGCAAGAACCGCATGTCGTACCTATCCACGACTGGGGCGAGATCGACGGCAACCTCTACATCGACATGCGTCTCATCCGCGGTACAGACCTACGCAAGCTGTGCGCACGCGGGCCGTTAGACCCTGCCAGAGCAGTCCGCATTATCAGCCAGGTCGCCTCAGCTCTAGACGCTGCGCACGCCGAGGGATTGATCCACCGCGACGTCAAGCCGGAAAACATCGTGGTATCTGGCGGCGATTTCGCACATCTCCTTGACTTCGGCATCGCCGAGAAGATCGGAGACACCCATCTGACACAGGCCGGCCTGACCGTCGGATCCTGGGCATACATGGCACCCGAACGCCTCAGCGGCGACCAAGCCACATATGCGGTCGACATCTACTCGTTGGCGTGCGTCCTCTACGAAATCCTCACTGGTACTCGACCATTCGCCATCGATAGCATGCAACAGGTCATCAATGCCCACCTGCAAACTCCCCCGCCACAGGCAAGCACGACCAACCCACACATCCCCCGCGCCCTCGATGCCGTCATCGAACGCGGAATGGCCAAAGAACCCGACGACCGGTACGGAAGTGCCGGCGCACTTGCGCGCGCCGCGCAGCGTGCGATCTCCGGACCCGCCGAACTTGACCCCAACGCGACGATGGCAGCCGCACACGTCAACTACCCCACCGAGCAACACACGAGGCGAGCACCTGCACCACAAGTGCCACCCACCCCGATGCCGGCAAGCGCGACGGTGCAGGAATCCGGCATCTCCAAACCGATGATCATCGGTGTCGCAGCCAGTGCCGCACTGTTTCTCGCTGCGGCAGGTATCGCCGTCGGCATGATCGCAGCCCAGTCCGGAGACAGCGGTAACCAGAACGCCGTCCAGAATCCGTCGCTCACGCGGTTACCCGCACCCGAACGGCCGCTACCGGCCGGACAGCGTCCCACCATCCAAGACCGGACCTCCGCGCCTCGCCCGGCAGTTGCGCCGCCGGCGGTAACCGGTGTCGACGGATTAGGACAACGGTGCGACAGCGGCGTTCAGGTTCTTGGCAGTCCCGGCGCTGGCAGTCGTGCAGTACGTGGAAGTACTGAAACCAGTTGCCGCTTCGTGGAGAACGTACTGACCGCTTACTGGGATGCAGGCGGGCCGAATGCCTCACCGCGCACGATTTCTGCGGCAGGCGGTGTCCCGTGTAATCCGCGTCGCGCACGGTGCGCGGGCGATTTCTACATCCTCGAATGCAGCCCCTTCGATACCGGCGACTGGGTCACCTGCCGAGGTGGAGTGAACGCGGTTGTCCATATCTACTAG
- the istB gene encoding IS21-like element helper ATPase IstB: MSILDPALRNALRTLKLTGMLDTLDARLAQTRDGTLGHLDFLQVLCEDEIARRESAALTRRIRRARFEEQSTFESFDFTANTKLPAAMLRDLAALRWLDAAESVILYGPVGVGKTHMAQALGHAVARRGGDVRFAKTSRVLSDLAGGHADRSWGQRIREYTKPLVLILDDFAMREHTAMHADDLYELISDRAVNGRPLILTSNRSPKDWYNLFPNPVVAESLLDRLINTSHQILMDGPSYRPRKRPGASAPVDNAKPTR; this comes from the coding sequence ATGAGCATCCTCGACCCCGCACTACGCAATGCGCTGCGCACCCTCAAACTCACCGGCATGCTCGACACCCTGGATGCCCGGCTGGCGCAGACCCGCGACGGCACCCTCGGGCACCTCGACTTCCTCCAGGTGCTCTGCGAAGACGAGATCGCCCGCAGAGAATCCGCCGCCCTCACCCGGCGCATCCGCCGAGCCCGCTTCGAGGAACAATCGACATTCGAATCCTTCGACTTCACCGCCAACACCAAGCTGCCCGCGGCGATGCTGCGCGACCTGGCCGCACTGCGGTGGCTCGACGCCGCCGAATCAGTGATCCTCTACGGACCCGTCGGAGTCGGGAAAACCCATATGGCACAAGCGCTTGGGCACGCAGTGGCCCGCCGCGGCGGCGACGTCCGATTCGCCAAGACCTCCCGGGTACTCTCCGACCTCGCCGGCGGTCACGCCGATCGCAGCTGGGGTCAACGCATCCGCGAATACACCAAACCGCTCGTGCTGATCCTCGACGACTTCGCCATGCGCGAACACACCGCGATGCACGCCGACGACCTCTACGAGTTGATCTCCGATCGCGCCGTCAACGGCCGCCCCCTCATCCTGACCTCCAACCGATCACCGAAGGACTGGTACAACCTGTTCCCCAACCCCGTCGTCGCCGAGTCGCTGCTCGACCGCCTGATCAACACCAGCCACCAGATCCTGATGGACGGACCCAGCTACCGACCCCGAAAAAGACCCGGCGCTAGCGCGCCGGTAGACAACGCCAAGCCCACCCGGTAG
- a CDS encoding serine/threonine-protein kinase: MPIAEGAVFAGYTIQRLLGSGGMGEVYLVQHPRLPRQEALKILPASVSADPDYRQRFAREADIAASLWHPHIVAVHDRGEHDGQLWITMDYVEGTDAARLMRERYPHGMPPRDVVEIVAAVADALDYAHERFLLHRDVKPANILLSDLRHGERRIVLADFGIARGVDDSNGLTATNMTVGSVAYAAPEQLTGKALDGRADQYALAATAFHLFTGTVPYGNSNPAVVIGNHLSSPPPLLSQLRDDLGQMDSALATAMAKEPHHRFETCRDFAAALAGRSSSPAVSGHAVGPYDFTQLAPRPAPVPPEAPTQLRQVPTPSSTGGVQQRRTGLVVAAAVAALLVVGGVAFMGAKLAQSPTPQPPAASPTLTRPAWPETVEPPRTVTKTAPPVTVTQPGSPPPAAPSAPRAPAPAPRAPSASSGDLGLIRPMSRPSCNGQGIVVLGSVTTPGQYAAGVQRLLAAHPGASYLRTDQTCPSLRAATAEGNPIYAVYRPAGTTIIEVCAAVRAAGGEAYGKWLDYTTDPSFQIPC, from the coding sequence ATGCCCATCGCTGAAGGGGCGGTCTTTGCCGGATACACCATTCAGCGCTTACTGGGCAGCGGGGGAATGGGCGAGGTTTATCTTGTGCAGCATCCTCGGCTGCCGCGCCAGGAGGCTCTCAAGATCCTCCCTGCGAGCGTAAGCGCTGACCCGGACTACCGCCAACGGTTCGCACGTGAAGCCGATATTGCCGCGTCGCTGTGGCACCCGCATATCGTCGCGGTGCACGATCGTGGCGAACACGACGGGCAGCTGTGGATCACGATGGATTACGTCGAGGGCACCGACGCGGCGCGGCTCATGCGCGAGCGCTACCCGCACGGAATGCCGCCGCGAGACGTCGTCGAGATCGTCGCTGCGGTCGCAGACGCGCTTGACTATGCCCACGAACGGTTCCTGCTGCACCGCGACGTCAAACCCGCGAACATCCTGCTCAGTGACCTTCGACATGGTGAACGTCGCATCGTCCTCGCTGACTTCGGGATCGCACGCGGAGTTGACGACAGCAATGGCCTGACCGCGACAAATATGACGGTCGGCTCCGTGGCGTACGCGGCGCCGGAACAACTTACGGGGAAGGCGCTCGATGGTCGTGCCGATCAGTACGCGCTAGCTGCTACGGCGTTTCACCTGTTCACCGGGACGGTGCCGTACGGCAACTCGAATCCCGCCGTGGTGATCGGCAACCATCTCAGCTCCCCTCCGCCGTTGCTTAGTCAGCTGCGCGACGACCTCGGACAGATGGACTCGGCTTTGGCCACCGCGATGGCCAAGGAACCTCATCACCGCTTCGAGACCTGTCGGGATTTTGCCGCGGCACTCGCCGGTCGTAGCAGCTCACCCGCTGTCAGCGGACACGCCGTGGGCCCCTATGACTTTACCCAGCTTGCGCCGCGACCCGCTCCGGTGCCGCCCGAGGCGCCGACGCAACTACGCCAAGTCCCGACACCCTCGTCGACGGGTGGTGTTCAGCAGCGACGGACAGGGCTTGTGGTTGCCGCGGCTGTTGCGGCTTTGCTCGTGGTGGGAGGCGTCGCCTTCATGGGCGCGAAACTGGCGCAGTCTCCAACCCCGCAGCCGCCGGCGGCATCGCCGACTCTAACCCGGCCGGCCTGGCCTGAGACTGTCGAGCCGCCGCGCACGGTAACCAAGACGGCCCCGCCGGTGACCGTCACGCAGCCTGGCAGTCCTCCGCCCGCCGCCCCCTCGGCCCCGCGTGCGCCCGCGCCCGCCCCGCGTGCCCCGTCGGCGTCCTCTGGAGATCTGGGTCTGATTCGTCCGATGAGTCGCCCGAGTTGCAATGGCCAAGGAATCGTTGTGCTGGGGTCCGTCACCACGCCTGGGCAGTATGCCGCTGGGGTGCAACGGCTTCTGGCCGCTCACCCTGGAGCGTCCTACCTCCGGACCGATCAAACGTGCCCGTCTTTGCGCGCAGCGACCGCAGAGGGCAACCCCATCTACGCGGTCTACCGACCAGCCGGAACAACCATCATCGAGGTGTGCGCTGCGGTGCGTGCGGCCGGCGGAGAGGCGTACGGCAAGTGGTTGGACTACACAACCGACCCCAGCTTCCAGATTCCGTGCTGA